In Nonomuraea sp. NBC_00507, the following are encoded in one genomic region:
- a CDS encoding CGNR zinc finger domain-containing protein encodes MPFMFIAGSLPLDFTNTVSWHTGPEPYDHLQTAQDLADWAGQAAIPAPVGTPDTLAAARALREALFCTFLAVANESSPESGDLELVNGHLRVAMGHAQLTPDLAWGWDDESSPDVVLWTIARQGADLLASPDLRAVSVCQADNCGWLFLDRRHLRRWCTKEGCGNRAKAARHYQRVKARREAGTSSQDDG; translated from the coding sequence ATGCCGTTCATGTTCATCGCAGGTTCGCTCCCGCTCGACTTCACCAACACCGTGAGCTGGCACACCGGGCCGGAGCCATACGATCACCTACAGACGGCTCAGGACCTCGCGGACTGGGCTGGGCAGGCGGCGATCCCGGCGCCCGTTGGCACACCCGACACGCTGGCTGCGGCGCGGGCGCTGCGGGAGGCCCTGTTCTGCACATTCCTGGCCGTCGCGAACGAGAGCTCTCCGGAATCAGGCGACCTGGAGCTCGTCAACGGTCACCTACGGGTCGCTATGGGCCACGCCCAGCTGACCCCCGACCTGGCGTGGGGGTGGGACGACGAAAGCTCTCCCGACGTGGTGCTTTGGACCATCGCGCGGCAGGGCGCCGACCTCCTCGCCTCACCCGATCTGCGGGCGGTATCCGTCTGCCAGGCGGACAACTGCGGCTGGCTCTTCCTAGACCGCCGCCACTTGCGCCGCTGGTGCACCAAGGAGGGCTGCGGCAACCGCGCCAAGGCGGCCAGACACTACCAGCGGGTTAAAGCACGCAGGGAAGCCGGGACCTCATCGCAAGATGACGGATGA
- a CDS encoding ABC transporter ATP-binding protein → MADDLMIGQTLDDSIDSVVSASTAGASPGEEDSREAARALRHVRRPVAGRVRLACVLSALGALAGLAPFVGLVELAGALLATPLDRDRVVLVVVLIILGLLLRGGFMSAALTITHVADVRLQAILRRRMIAHLGRVPLGWFAHNSSGRLRKTAMGDVDALHQLVAHQAVEMTAAVVTPLGALTYLLVLDWRLALLAVATLPLYAAAYAWMERGSNEVMAKIDESNARLSDAVVEFISGIAVVKAFGRARKAHSAYRQAAAEYTDFFAAWVRPMNRIEALAGLLVSAPVIGLVTIAGGAWFVDQGWVTPGEALAGVLLACVIPVTIEPLGFGALNQRTAAAAALRIQRLLEVAPLPVPTSPGRPAGHRVEYDDVRFAYGADDRHDVLHGVSFTCEPGSVTALVGPSGSGKSTLATLLPRFHDVTAGAIRIGGVDVRHIDPAELYRHIGFVLQDVQLLNGSIRDNVALGRPEATDAEIRKACQAALIHDRVTALPRGYDSVVGQDVRLSGGEAQRVSIARALLADTPILVLDEATAFADPESEAAIQDALSRLASGRTVLVIAHRLSTITGADRIVVLDRGRIVETGTHTELLTARGQYTRMWAPHEEVPA, encoded by the coding sequence ATGGCAGATGACCTCATGATCGGGCAGACCCTCGACGACAGTATCGACAGTGTCGTGTCTGCGAGTACGGCCGGCGCGAGCCCGGGCGAGGAGGATTCGCGGGAGGCGGCACGGGCGCTCAGACACGTGCGCCGTCCCGTCGCCGGCCGCGTCCGGCTGGCGTGCGTGCTCAGCGCGCTGGGTGCGTTGGCCGGGCTGGCGCCGTTCGTAGGTTTGGTCGAGCTGGCGGGCGCACTGCTGGCAACACCGCTGGACCGGGACCGGGTGGTCCTGGTGGTGGTGTTGATCATCCTCGGGCTGCTGCTGCGCGGCGGGTTCATGAGTGCGGCGTTGACGATTACACATGTGGCGGATGTGCGGCTGCAGGCGATCCTGCGCCGCCGGATGATCGCCCACCTCGGCAGGGTCCCGCTCGGCTGGTTCGCCCACAACTCTTCCGGACGGTTGCGCAAGACTGCGATGGGCGACGTCGACGCGCTGCACCAGCTGGTGGCCCACCAGGCGGTCGAGATGACTGCGGCGGTCGTAACGCCGCTCGGCGCGCTGACCTACCTCCTGGTCCTGGACTGGCGCCTGGCCCTGCTCGCGGTGGCGACACTCCCGCTGTACGCGGCCGCCTACGCCTGGATGGAGCGCGGCTCCAACGAGGTCATGGCTAAAATCGACGAAAGTAACGCACGGCTAAGCGATGCTGTGGTCGAGTTCATCTCGGGCATCGCGGTGGTGAAAGCCTTCGGCCGGGCCCGCAAGGCGCACTCCGCCTACCGGCAGGCCGCCGCCGAGTACACGGACTTCTTCGCCGCCTGGGTCCGGCCGATGAACCGCATCGAAGCGCTGGCAGGACTGCTGGTGTCCGCACCCGTGATCGGCCTGGTCACCATCGCCGGCGGCGCATGGTTCGTCGATCAGGGCTGGGTCACTCCCGGTGAGGCGCTGGCCGGTGTGCTGCTGGCGTGCGTGATCCCGGTCACGATCGAGCCGCTCGGCTTCGGCGCGCTGAACCAGCGCACGGCCGCGGCCGCCGCGCTGCGCATCCAGCGGCTGCTGGAGGTCGCGCCGCTGCCGGTGCCGACGTCGCCGGGGCGACCGGCAGGCCACCGGGTCGAGTATGACGACGTCCGGTTCGCCTACGGCGCCGATGATCGCCATGACGTCCTGCACGGAGTGAGCTTCACGTGTGAGCCGGGGTCGGTCACGGCGCTGGTGGGACCATCCGGTTCCGGAAAGTCGACGCTGGCCACCCTGCTGCCCCGGTTCCACGATGTGACCGCCGGTGCGATCCGCATCGGCGGCGTCGACGTCCGGCACATCGACCCGGCCGAGCTCTACCGCCACATAGGATTCGTGCTGCAGGACGTGCAGCTGCTGAACGGCTCCATCCGGGACAACGTCGCGCTAGGCCGCCCGGAAGCGACCGATGCCGAAATCCGCAAAGCGTGTCAGGCGGCACTGATCCACGACCGGGTCACCGCTCTCCCGCGCGGCTACGACTCCGTCGTCGGGCAGGACGTCCGCCTCTCCGGCGGGGAAGCACAGCGGGTCAGCATCGCCCGGGCACTGCTCGCCGACACACCCATCCTGGTGCTCGACGAAGCCACCGCCTTCGCCGATCCGGAATCGGAGGCTGCAATTCAGGACGCGCTCTCCCGCCTGGCCAGCGGGCGTACGGTGCTGGTGATCGCGCACCGGCTCTCCACCATCACCGGCGCCGACCGGATCGTCGTCCTCGACCGCGGACGGATTGTCGAGACCGGCACCCACACCGAGTTGCTCACCGCGCGAGGGCAGTACACGCGCATGTGGGCGCCGCACGAGGAGGTTCCGGCATGA
- a CDS encoding MFS transporter: MLLLKRVEGHDFRSLWAAQSISQVGSQITTVALPLAAVSLFDAGPAQMGLLNAAGYLPALLLTLLAGVWIDRSRRRPLLLGADLGRAVMIGLIPVTALAGALGIGGLYLIVLISGALTVLFDTAYHAYVPTLVPSQSLVRANSRLQFSASLAQLAGPGLGGLLVQLLSAPVALAFDALSFLASALFLFRIRHREQPPVQCGSRRLRQEIAEGLRATFGNRYVRPVALEAATFNFFGQFIAALYVLYAVLDLRLSAGVIGAIASTAAGGAVLGALAAEPLVRRLGFGPALIATMILASTPLIAIPLTSSPIVLAAAYFIEGFGLAVSSSQAVTLRQVAVPAAVVGRANAAYRTLSYGVLPLGALAGGLLGDLIGLRPALLVGTLGLALAPLPALLSTVRHLRTAEDARPA; this comes from the coding sequence ATGTTGCTTCTCAAGAGGGTAGAAGGTCACGACTTCCGGTCGCTCTGGGCCGCGCAGTCCATCTCCCAGGTGGGATCCCAGATCACCACTGTGGCGCTGCCGTTGGCCGCCGTCTCGCTATTCGACGCGGGTCCCGCCCAGATGGGCTTGCTGAACGCCGCCGGCTACCTGCCCGCGCTCCTGCTCACGCTGCTGGCGGGCGTGTGGATCGACCGCAGCCGTCGCAGACCGCTGCTGCTCGGCGCCGATCTCGGGCGAGCGGTTATGATCGGTCTGATCCCGGTAACGGCGCTGGCCGGAGCGCTGGGGATCGGTGGCCTCTACCTGATCGTCCTGATCAGCGGGGCGCTGACGGTGCTGTTCGACACGGCCTACCACGCGTACGTGCCCACACTCGTTCCGAGCCAGAGTCTGGTGCGGGCCAACAGCCGCCTGCAGTTCAGCGCCTCACTCGCCCAACTGGCCGGACCCGGGCTGGGCGGCCTGTTGGTCCAACTGCTCAGCGCGCCGGTGGCGCTGGCCTTCGACGCGCTCTCCTTCCTGGCCTCCGCTCTCTTCCTGTTCCGCATACGGCACCGCGAGCAGCCACCGGTCCAGTGCGGGAGCAGACGGCTCCGGCAGGAGATCGCCGAAGGGCTACGTGCCACGTTCGGCAACCGCTACGTCCGTCCGGTCGCACTGGAAGCGGCCACGTTCAACTTCTTCGGTCAGTTCATCGCGGCCCTGTACGTGCTCTATGCCGTTCTCGACCTCCGGCTCTCCGCCGGCGTCATCGGCGCCATCGCCTCGACGGCGGCGGGCGGCGCCGTGCTGGGCGCGCTCGCCGCCGAGCCTCTCGTTCGCAGGCTGGGCTTCGGCCCCGCCCTCATCGCCACCATGATCCTCGCGTCCACACCGCTCATCGCCATCCCCCTCACGTCCAGCCCTATCGTGCTGGCCGCCGCCTACTTCATCGAGGGCTTCGGCCTGGCCGTGTCTAGCTCGCAAGCGGTCACCCTGCGGCAGGTCGCCGTCCCCGCCGCAGTGGTCGGCCGCGCCAACGCCGCCTACCGCACGCTGTCGTACGGCGTCCTCCCGCTCGGCGCCCTTGCCGGCGGCCTGCTGGGCGACCTGATCGGCCTACGCCCCGCCCTGCTGGTCGGCACGCTCGGCCTCGCCCTCGCTCCGCTGCCGGCGTTGCTATCCACGGTGCGTCATCTACGCACGGCAGAGGACGCCCGACCTGCATGA